The Trichomycterus rosablanca isolate fTriRos1 chromosome 19, fTriRos1.hap1, whole genome shotgun sequence region AAGAGACAAGCACAGTAAGGCAAGGTTAacttgcggattcgaaccgggaacGCTGGCAGACCGGCCGAAAGCTTTACGGGGTCGCCACCCAACGGTAACCGAATTCGATTACAGCGTTCAATAGGAGTTCTAGTAGCGGAGCTAAACACCAGCGCCACACAGAGGCACGGCGTgcaaccgctaatgctaaaggCTAAAGCgataaacaaacagcagtttgaggactgcgcggcgtcgcaccaccgTATTTCTAAGAAGTAAAGAAAACCCtcaatacctcaaaccttgcggtttttaCCTACCCGAATGGCCttgcgccaccagggctaccacctacGGCTAAGAAATAGTGTGGACGAGCTACCACAGGAgacggaaaacaaacaaaaggtgcgacacccgcagCTGTGTGGAGCTGGTTTAAATAGTCAGCCACACCGCTGCGGGCGATCAGCCCTAATGAGTAACCCACTACTTAGTgctttgttttctgagctctgtaagacctgtttcgctgggaacccggggcacgttcaccagctactacaggcttCGTTATAGTAGCTGGATCAGATAAACCAAATCACTTATGTAAAAGTATCAAGAAATTAACTCTATCATTCAGTTCTTTAGAAATGAATCTAATATGGGTGGATTTGTCTTATTAACAAAAGAGGCATTTGGGAAGACCACACAGCGCCCAATGCGGCCAATGGGGTAAATCGATCCTTACACGATCCTTGTCTTTACTAAGAAGTGCCATAAAGGTTCTGGATTAGAAGATCGTCTCCAGTTCTGATAGCTTTTATTTGGCACTTGTTCCCTCGGGCAGTGGTAGTTAATccaaatgaaaatgaatatcACTCCCAGTTTGTGAAGAAGAAAACAGATATGAAACGCGATCTACCATGTAAACAATAGAATTAACAAATAATACACTAGCATCTTTACtgtaatatagtaatataggAGGACACTTTTCCCATCTAAAGGAAGTTTGGATCCTTTCAGCATCaccagaactgtgtttacaaTTATTACCATGAATTGGTTGTgtaagaaaacccacacagcacGGGACCAAAATCTCTGTACATGTACGttgaattcagaaagtattcagaccccttggcTTTTACACATTATTGTGTAGTgggttacattttgaattggtttaattgttgtttttacCATAAATCTCCACTTAATCTACCAGAATGACAAAGACAAAACGTGATTTTTGAAGTTTATTAAAAATCACAAACTAAAATCTATTATCCACAGAAGTATTAAGATCTTGTGCGCTTTCAAATTAAGGTCGGGTGCATActgtttgctttatttatttttgagatGTGTCTGGAACCCAGTTGGAGTTCACTAGTAGCAAATAAtactactcctactactactactattgctactactactattattactactacaacttctgttactattactactattactattactactactactattactactactacttccgttactattactactcttactactactattactactattactattactactactactattattactactacttctgttactattactactattactactactattactactattactattactactactaccacttctgttactattactactactactcttactactactattactattactactactattactactactattagtactattactactactactattactactactacttctattactactagtggtagtaatattaataataagaagaatagtaataataataatataaccttGGGCATATGAAAtgtcattatttttaatacacatatacacatgtacaatacaattaaatgttttttccacatattccattttgtttggaagctggggtcttCCACTTTACGGCACCCCTGAAGCCGAGAGGTTTTAGGGTCTTACTCattggcccaacagtggctggatggcagagctgggaattCAGCCTACAATGTCTATAGCTCTAGGCCACCAGTTAATTGAACATAGTTGGGTAAGGCACAGACCTGAGTCTATaagggcccacaatttacactgcattgtaatggaaaaaaacaagccaaGGAACTGTTGTGGATCTCTATGGCAAGATATAGGTCAGGGccaggatataaaacaatatctaagaaCCTTGGAATAACCTTTAACCTTTCTAGGTTGGCTATCTTGCCATTTTGGGAATCTGGGTAAGAAACattggtcagggaggtaagaaataACCCAATTGTCACTCTAAAGGTCATTTGCAGTGATTGGTGAATCTGTTAGAgggacaaccatctctgcagtaCTTAAATGTATGGGTGAGTAGAAGGCATATAACAGCCCACTTAGCTTTTTTCCTAAATGACATGTAAAGGACTCGAAAATGTTTcccaaaatgtaaaaaacggttaaactactttttactgtattataaagaataaactgtGAGGCAGTAACACAGTCTGAACAGATGCATGAGTTTATTATCTATAGATACATCCAGAATTGTTGTATCACATTCAAAGCAAGTTAAACAATTCAAAGCATTCAGTAAAACAATGGTGATGGTGTCAAACGTATGAAGAGTCTACATCAGATTTAAACTGATAGTGATTTAAAACATAAGGATAAAACATATCATTTTATAAGTGGACCTTTTTACATGATGCAAATCTACTTTATGAAGAAAATAACTTTCCTCTCTTTAGGTAAAAATATTTGGCTGTTTTTCCTGAGATCATTTGGAAAACCTGAATATTTTACGTCCTGGTTTATAACAATTATTTTTGACTTCAGAGGCATTTAGGAGTCatgccatttaaaaaaatttatgcaTTGACTTTCACTGTAGTGATTGTATACAACGAAACACTGAGTGCAGAGATTTAATGGCTTGAAAtgattttaaattcatttaaaagtTGGTTCATTATTAAGTTACTTATTCACACATCATAATCAATGTTAGAATACGTCAGGAGGGTTGGGTGTTCTGTGTTGTTTTCTGTGCTTGGTTTAAAAGTGGAGGTTTTTGGGGGACAAGGATGTTACATACAGAGTGCATTGGTGCTCACTTGTGTCGTTTCCTGTATATctgtggagaaaaaaaaacaacaacaagtaATTAGCACAAGTTAACACACTGTTTACCAAtgcaacaccacacacacatcgaTGCCCATGGGCTGCATCCATTCATTAagggtttgttttaccaccttattattttggtcagggtcacgatgggtctgattcattgggcaaaaggcaggaaacaaccAAGACAGGTTACCAGttaatcacagggcagacacacacacacaaacacacacacagggcaatttttagtctctccaattgacctgactgcatgtctttggacttgtgggaaacccagacacaaggagaacacgCAAACCCCACAAAGGACCCTGTCCGCCTGGCCGGGGAATTCGAACCCagagccttcttgctgtgagacgattGCACTACCTACTGTGCCACATCCACCGTTAGATATTTagtgtgtaaaaacatttaGCGTAAATATATCTACGCTAAATATGATTGTATTATTTGgatatgtttgtgtgtctgacTTACCATTTGCTAATCCACACTTCTCTTGCCTCGATAGAGTACTgtgaaaagtaaaattacttattaaaaataagaataatgtGAATCATatcatagccaattatgttcatgtttatgtaaatgtaaaatttttttaaatgaatgacaCTTACCCATCCCAACATCACTGCCCGAGCAATAcactaaaaaagagaaaagagagTGAGCACAGGccataatactactactactactactaatattaataataataatagcaagcGAAGgcgagtgtgattgcagctCAGTAATAGTGGAGTATGtggggggtgaatacttttggttatatatgtgagtgtgtgagtgaatgtaagTGTGCATGTGGTACTTTTGCTCAGATTGTTTATTATGTTGGTTCAAGtacgtatgtgtgtgggtgtgaatACAGATATGcgattgtgtgtatgcaagtatgtattGGTGGGGTGAGAAAAACAAgaatcagtaaataaaaaaaaaagattttgtacATCTGCTAAAAAATGATTCCTAGTTTAATTGACTGCAGGGACTGGTATTGATTTTTAGGCACAGGAGGGGGTGCTGCACATGTATGCTATAAAAGCAGCCCCTGAAATGTTCATGTTTTCGgcacttagcagatgcttttattcaaagcgacgtacagtactgtgacagtttactatctaagcaattaagggttaagggccttgtttaagggcccaacagtggtaatctggcagtggtggggcttgaaccagtgacttttcgAGCACTGATTTGAAAAATAAGGTGCACTTACCAGAGTAAATCCTGCTAGAACAGAACTGGACCACCGTCCCGTCCGGGTTGATGGGTGCGACCACGACCGAGTACACGTCGCCGCACGTGACCTCCGACACATCACACATGCTCTGTCCCGGGGCGGGGCTGCAGGAGTGGTTCCTGCTTCCACCCGTCACCTGAGCAGTGAAGTTACTGAGGGAGGCGGACGACCTCCACCACACCCGCAGGGTGTTATTAAAGCGCCTGTAGAGGCGAATCCCAGACGGACAGCACTCACCTGAACAAAGAAAAGAGAATCAGAAAAAGAACCTTTCATGAAGCCAGTTAGGGGCGCCCAGTCAACCggcagcagagccgagatttgaacaCAGAGAGTTCCACCTTGGCGCCCCCAATGTCATTTGTTAAATGTTACAAATCGAACTCACTGGTGGAAAAGCCGTGGTAGGTGCATTGTGCTTTTTGTCCCGTAGAGCTGATCGCCTCCAGCCGGACGGTGTAGTTCGTTCCACAGGTGATGCAGCCCATCATGCACTTGGTCTGTGTGGTGTGACATTGGGCATCGCCCCGTGATGAACTCAGCGATGCCTTGAAGGTCTGGGCTCCCTGAGAAGGTGACCAGGAGACGTTACTCATCGCCTGGGTTACCTGAGTCACGCTGAGACTGTCTGGACAACACGGAGCTGAAAAGAGAAAGTGGAAGAGCAAAGCAGAAGCACGATCACAATGTCAAGAGTGAACCTAATACAAGGGTGCATGTAATACAGCTACTGTATAAatacactatgtggacaaaagttttgggacaccctttctgGCATGAGTGGTGAAAGAATACAGAAAGAGCAGCGTGGTCCTCCCTATGTGCTAAGATTCTTTGTATGAATCCACTGCTGGTCAGGGTAAAGATGTCACCAAGTGTACAAGGGTGCTGCCCCAACGATAATTTATTCTCTGTTTACAAACTACTTCATCTGCAAGGTCAGTGCAGGCAGATTTCCTGTACCCAGGATAGTGTGgcactccatcacagggcaccacaAACTCACAGATGAACCCAACCTTTAATAACAGCAGCCAATCCGATAAACATTTTGGGAtatggaaggaaaccagagtacccggaggaaacccagacaggTAAAGTAAACATGTGAAACACTTCTTGCAGACAGTGACCGGAGGCAAGACTCAAACCCACATCTTACAGATTAACGATACTCTACCTGTTTCGAAGGGCATGCTGTAACTGGGCATGCTCACTCCAGCTGCTGTAGAGGCGATGGCGCTGAACTTGTAGGAGGAACCGCAGGACAGTCCGTTTACCTGACAGGATGTCCCGTCTGATTGACAGGTCAGAGGAGGGCCCACTGATCCAATCACGCTGACCGTGTAGTTGGCAGCGCTGTTTGAGGATGTCCAGGTGATGTTGGCGCTCGAGGAGTTCTTCTGAATTATACGCGTGATCTCAGGCATACAAGGAACTGTACGAGAAACAGGGGTGTTATGGGTAAACATTTGAATGAGGGCGCTGGTATTGCCTGTTATTGTTATGTTGTACCTGTTTCTTGTATCCGTGGGTTACAGGAGCGGTTACACCCACGTGGTTCGTTGCAGGGAGAGACGAGGACGCTGTACCTGGTGTTGCAGGCCAGATCGGAGAGCACACAGACAGGTGACGTGTCGTTACACAACACCGCACGGTCAGGAGAGTTCACAGCCTGGGTCTCGTACATGTCCGCCCCACGTACCGCCGTCCACGTTATCATGAGCGACTCCCAGGAAATGTCAGACACCACCACGTTCTCCGGACAGCAGGGCACTGTGAGCAGACAGGATGGACAGGTTGGAGTGGACGACTCATATTTTTCCATTTAATTTTTAGTCTAGACAGATGTTGTAGCTACACTACATGCCCAAAAGTTTGTACACACCCCATCTAACTAGCAAATTTGGCGATTCCACCTCACAATTTGCTAACATCTGCAAACAATCAATCAAACACATTTGTGTATAAAGGTTACATTGAATGTGTTATCTATAAGACCCCGACACTAGCAGGTGAATAGAAGCAGAGAGAAATAAGCTCCAATTGGCCAAGACTGGATTGGGTACAAAAGAGGTGAAAAAGCAGTTTTTTTAAGCATTACAATAaccctaaatgtaaataaaatgtttatgggTTGTACGTACATGTTGTTTGGTTTAGGACTGGTCCGGGAGTGCTGGCGCCAGCTTGGTTGTTGGCGAAAACGCTCATGATGTAGGAGTAGCCGCAGTGACAGCTGAAGTCACATGAGGTTCCCGTGGAGTTACACATCTCCTCAATTCCATCGTCTCTCTTGATGAAGGTGGTGTAGTAGTCCACGTAGGACACCGAGTTCCACGACACTGAACAGCTGCCGTTACCGAGATCGTTCACACGGACCGGCTCTGGCGGGCACGGGACTGAGAAGGACAAaaatttagatctggtgactgtaatAACTTAATAACTAGTACAGCAGTACAAGCagtagccttgtggttaaggtactggactagtaatcagaaggtcgctggttcaagccccaccactgccagattgctgctgttgggcccttgagcaaggcccttaacccttaattgctcagactgtatactgtaactgtaatgtaagtcgctttggataaaagcgtctgctaaatgctgaaaatgtaaatgaaaatgtaaatgaaaatgtaaatctggtGACTGGAAAGGCTATTGAAATACATCAAGGCCATAATCACATTACATATGACCAAAATGTCAAAATGACTCACTAGCTTTTCAGTGATCCCATTACTTGTTCATATGGCAGCTTCCCCCTCCCAGTATATTTCATTTGGTCCCCCCAATGTTCAATTGATGGCTACAGCCTTCAAGTGCATTAAAATCATCGTCTTGTACGTTGTACATGGAACCAGTCTAAGATGACTTGGCATCTAGTGGCATTATCATGTTAGATGTTATAAAAAGGTCAACTATGGCCATAAAGGGATGCACATATTCAGCAATAGAACTCAAACAGGTTGAGGCATTCAAACAATGCTCGATTTGGATTAAGAGGCCCAATATGTGTCCAggaaacacacaccaccactcCATTATCAACCACCTGAACTGTAGACACAAGGAGTCCATGGAAAAGTGCTGTTTATGCCAAATTTTGGTAGGACACCTGCAGGAACGCTGTGTGTGCTGGGTGAAAACTGAAAAGCACATCAATGTTATAATGGTTACAATTCTTTATAACATGCTCATGATTTGTATCGTACATGTAACGTAGCGTTGTTGGTCAGATCGTTGACTGGGTCCAGCCTCGTTGATGGCGGTAATGGAGATGTAGTGAATCTGTCCACAGCTCAGCGGACTCAGTGTGCAGGTAGTCGACCCGGTCGAGCAATTCAGCCCAGATGAGCTCTCAACCACGTATTGATTGGCTCCCTGTGCCGGGGACCAGGACACTGACAGACCCATCAAGTCATTTACCTTTGTTGTCACTAGTAGAACGGACTGAGGAGTGGATGAAcctgtgaacacacacacaatgcagttATAGTTAATGTACTTATACCTTATTAACATTACTCAGTATAGCAGATTTATGATATATGAATATGATAGATGCCACCTACGGGTGATCTGACAGATAGTGTAATCATCCCCAGGCACACTTTCTGAGCTCCAGGCATTGGCCTTGATGCAGTAGTAGGTCCCAGGTTCCAGGTTGCTGAAGGCCACattggtgttggtggtgtttagGCGGCTCTGTTGGTACGAACCGTTGCGAATGATGCTGATGCTGTATAGCACGGCAGACGGGACCTGAGCCCAGTTCACTAAAATGCTGCTGTTACTGAGTGATGTGCTGTTCAACAGTGGAGCTGGTAACACTGCAGGCACGTACAGGAAACAAGGGAGGCGAAATTAAAGTAAACAGCTCATTTCTTACATTATCCTTACAAATAATCCTACACTGCTCCCGTATCCTCATAGGATCAAAACTTGTCATAAATTTAGCCATAACAAATCTCACCAAAGGTAAGATGGTAAGATATGATTGgtcaattttactgtcatttgaaATCAGCCTCTCATTAAATGATTATTGTTTGGCCTTCCATAAATTTGTAGCTGGACAACCAATCACGAGTCTCTCTAACAGGGTGACAAAGgggtttatttaatttaacacaTCACATTCCTGCACAAATTGAAAAGGcaggtatgaaggatttatttgcttagattcGGGTTTGTTTAAATATCAATCAAGAATATCTTAGGTCTTTCCTGAAGGAACATAAATCCCAATTTCTCTTCCCCATTCTCTAGTAATGACCTGTGTTCCTGGACTATATATTCCTCTAAAGTACTCCTTTACTGCCAAAGGTACAAACGTGCGCTGAACTTGCTCACTTGCTCCCATGGATCACGCTCAGACCCTGGAGGTCAAATATGAGCCACGTCCTGATCCTTTTAACTCAACAAGGAGCTCAGGTGACCACCGAGGGCTGAGGGATGAGAATGGTCGACAGTGTGCCCTCATGAATAGGTTGTTCATTTCAGAAAGTGCAGACAAGGATAGAAGAATACCTGTCTTTGCTCGGACCGAGTAGGAAGGCTGGCTCCTGCCACCGCCGTTGACAGACAGGACGCTGAGCGTGTAGTCGGTGTAGGGCTGCAGGCCAGGCAGCGTTCCTGGAGATCCCGGTACAGGCATCTCTGAGTAGATAGAGCCATCGCTGGTCTCGGCACGCAGGATGTAGAAGGAGGCTCCTGGTACTTCCATAAACTCCACTGTAATGCTCTGGCTCTGTTTGGAGGAGGCTGCTATGATGGTTGGGATATCAGGAGCTGGGCAGGCAGAGATATTGATGTGATATATAAAAACACCTTAGTTAAAGGAATACTTCAGAAATGTTCAACCAAATCTCTACCAACTTTGTCTGTACCATATAAACAGTTGTCACGATCATTACCATAATAGTATGTGGTTTGGAACACATCCATGCTCTCGTCTTATTCGTTCAGCGCAGTTAAACTTCAGTGTAATACATACCTGTGGATCCATCCACACTAGTCTGAGCCAGCACGCTCATGGAGCTGTCCAGAGCTTCCACCTGAAACCTGTAGGCGGTGTTGGGGGACAGAGTGTTGATGGAGCCCATGATGGTGTTCTGGCTGAAGCTGCTGAACACCGATGGATCTGGAGAGTTACGAGGCGACGCTGTGAGTCTGTACGAGGCTGAACCGGTGTATTTGTTCCATTTCAGCACGGCGCTCTTAGATGTGACCGTGTACACACTCACGTTCAGATCACCTCCTAGGTGGGACCAGAGAAGAACAGCATATATAGCAAATATGCAGAATACAGTGGTAGACAACTTAACAGACCAGTACAACAATGATTCACTaactatatatttacatatataagtacatgtttatagttttttaaagtaCATCCTTTTATATATTAATGCAATGAGgtgtattttaacgtcatttcttctgtttaatgttatttatatttagggtCGTTTCTGACACTAGAGATCCCATTCAGTGGCCAATCAGCAGCCTCACACTCCTCATCTTATCAACTGCTGTATTTTCATaaagcgctttatcctggtcaggtttgtgGTGGGACCAGTTCCATCAGGAAACACTAGGTACAAGCTGGGAATACTGCCTAATTTATCACAGGGCTTTAGCCATATATCCTCGCCCCCTCCCTTTCCCTCAGATATATCCAGTTATGTTTGTATAGACACCCAGCCAACTgagagcaccactgagattcaagcCTGAATCTCAGAGGTTGTGGGCTTGCATAACAGACCACTGCACCAAGTTTGTGCCAGGCATTCTACACTAAAACGGGATGAAGCTTATTAAAGCAATACATAATTAAAGGTAGTGTAATACATGCTCAAAATCACTCCAGGTTTTTTATAAACCCTGTATTGCTTTATCTATGTATCCATGTATTCTATTACCAGTATATTATACAATCTTTTCAacataaataaactttaaactAATTTTTACAAAAATTTACCTTTCTAAAATGTTAGAAGTCTAAATTTTTTCTCCTGATGTTCAATAGAACTATTGGCTGTCATTGTAAGTTAGATTTTGTGTATACACTGGTTGAATATGCTCttcatatatataaaaaaaatctaatcaataaagacagtttaactgttaaacaaaaaagctgAATTGCAGATATATTACCTTGCACAGCATGCTGTAAACAAAAGGGGGaaaaacattataaagattCATAAAGAGTATATTCCTgaatttaattttctattttttttttattaaatctaaacatACCTGTGCAACAATTCCAAGGAAAAATAGCCAAAACATCACCAAAACACCCATCTTCTTCATATCCAGTAATATCTTATTAATCAGTGTTTCTTATATGTGTGTAACGCATTCAAATGATTCAAATGATTATCTATTTCTTGGTCACATGTGAGATACCTGAGGTTTGCTCCGCCCTTCTGTAAAGACACCCAATCAGAGTGAAGGAGATTTGGTTACCTGTGGGCAAGTGGGTCAGATCAGGCTTTCTCAATGGCAGTCATGAAGGCCCATGTTTCAAGTTTCCATTCTTTGATCCCACCCTTTATATGGATCAGATGTATTGGGAGCAGGACAGAGGGTCTAGAGGACTGATGTTAAAAATCAAAATTAGCCTAAATAAGAACTCATCATtt contains the following coding sequences:
- the LOC134333624 gene encoding fibronectin type III domain-containing protein 7-like codes for the protein MGVLVMFWLFFLGIVAQHAVQGDLNVSVYTVTSKSAVLKWNKYTGSASYRLTASPRNSPDPSVFSSFSQNTIMGSINTLSPNTAYRFQVEALDSSMSVLAQTSVDGSTAPDIPTIIAASSKQSQSITVEFMEVPGASFYILRAETSDGSIYSEMPVPGSPGTLPGLQPYTDYTLSVLSVNGGGRSQPSYSVRAKTVLPAPLLNSTSLSNSSILVNWAQVPSAVLYSISIIRNGSYQQSRLNTTNTNVAFSNLEPGTYYCIKANAWSSESVPGDDYTICQITRSSTPQSVLLVTTKVNDLMGLSVSWSPAQGANQYVVESSSGLNCSTGSTTCTLSPLSCGQIHYISITAINEAGPSQRSDQQRYVTFPCPPEPVRVNDLGNGSCSVSWNSVSYVDYYTTFIKRDDGIEEMCNSTGTSCDFSCHCGYSYIMSVFANNQAGASTPGPVLNQTTLPCCPENVVVSDISWESLMITWTAVRGADMYETQAVNSPDRAVLCNDTSPVCVLSDLACNTRYSVLVSPCNEPRGCNRSCNPRIQETVPCMPEITRIIQKNSSSANITWTSSNSAANYTVSVIGSVGPPLTCQSDGTSCQVNGLSCGSSYKFSAIASTAAGVSMPSYSMPFETAPCCPDSLSVTQVTQAMSNVSWSPSQGAQTFKASLSSSRGDAQCHTTQTKCMMGCITCGTNYTVRLEAISSTGQKAQCTYHGFSTSECCPSGIRLYRRFNNTLRVWWRSSASLSNFTAQVTGGSRNHSCSPAPGQSMCDVSEVTCGDVYSVVVAPINPDGTVVQFCSSRIYSVYCSGSDVGMVLYRGKRSVD